The sequence CGCGCTAACCGATTTTCACGTCTTTCCGCCGCACGTCGGCACCCCTTGGCGGTTCCGTTTACAACGCGTTTTGGCGCCGTGAGAGCATTGTTTATCGTGCCGTCGATTTCGCGCCTCAGAGGGCATCTTCAGGAGGGGCATTTGACTAATTCACAATATTAGGTATTATTATTACAGATAATTTGCCAATGCACCCTGGTCACGGGTGCTGAAAAACGCGAAGGAGAATCTATGTCGACTCGTGAAGAATACATCGAAAAAATGAAGGCCAAACTGGACGAGCTCAATGCCGAGGTTTCGCGCCTCGAGGCCAAGGCTCGTGAGGCCAAAGCCGATCTCAGCATCCGGTACAAGGATGAGATCGAGAACCTGAAGGCGAAGCGCGAAGAGTCCAAGGCACGGCTGGCCGAGTTCAAGGAGGCTGGCGACAGCGCATGGGAGGATCTCAAGATCGGCATGCAGGGAGCTTGGGACATCATGGAAGAAGCCATCAAGTCCGCCAAGGAACGGTTCTAGCCATCTCCGGCGTACAAGCTCGATTGATATACAACAACATGGAGGTTCCATGCTCTCTCTGACAGTGACATTGCTCGTCATCGCCCTGATCGCAGCCGTTCTCGGCTTCGGCGGCATCTCCGCCGCTGCCGCGGGCATCGCGAAAGTCGTGTTTTTCATTTTCATCGTGGCGTTCCTGGTTTCCCTGGTAATGGGACGTCGCAGGCCTCGTTAATTCATACCCTCAGATAAAAAGGAGACCCCAATGGCAATATTCAGGAAATTTATCATAGTGGCCATGTTGTTGAGTTTCGTCGCGGTCGGTTACGGCTGCCAGAACGAAGGTCCGGCTGAAAAGGCGGGCAAGAGGATCGACCAGTCCATTGAAAAGGCGGGCGACGCCATCGAAGACGCCGGCGACAAGATAGAAGACGCCGGTGACAAGGTAGAGGACGCGGTAGACAAGTAGCGCTTCAGTCATGATGCCGTTGTTACCGGCAGCGGCATCATTTTTCGGAAAACAGTCGAACTCCGCTCGTAACCCACAAGGAGGACGAACATGGAACTGAATGTAGCTCTGCAGCCGATTCTCTCCCTGATAGCGGGTATCCTGATCCTCATCATGCCCAAGCTGCTCAATTACATTGTGGCTATCTATCTGATAATATTCGGTGTGCTCGGATTGATGCACTAAAAAGAACCGATTTTGGAAAAGGGCCGCTCTTCCGGGAGCGGCCCTTTTTCTTTGGGGCGAAGCCGTGCACGCCGAGAAGGGCGATTGGAGCAAAGTCTTGCACACCGTTGCGTCTCGCGAACCTGGCCCATATATATTGGACAGGCGGGTGCAAATGCCTTACAAGACCATTCCGGCGCCCGGTAGACGGGGTCTTGTCCCTTGCCCGGCGGAAAATTCCCATTACGAATGGAAATCATGAGCAAGATCGATAAAATACGAAATTTCAGCATCATCGCCCACATTGACCACGGCAAGTCGACGTTGGCGGACCGCATCCTCGAGATCACCGGCATGGTCGGCGACCGCGAGAAAAAGGACCAGTACCTGGACAAGATGGAGCTGGAGCGGGAGCGCGGCATCACCATCAAGGCGCAGACCGTGCGCATCCCGTATACCGATCACGACGGGCAGAAGTACGTCCTGAACCTCATCGACACGCCCGGCCACGTGGACTTCTCCTACGAGGTCTCGCGGTCTCTGGCCGCCTGCGAGGGCGCGCTGCTGGTGGTCGATTCCACCCAGGGCGTCGAGGCCCAGACCCTGGCCAACGTGTACCTTGCCCTGGACAACGACCTCGAGGTCATCCCGGTGCTGAACAAGATCGACTTGCCCAGCGCGGACCCCGAGCTCATCAGCAAGGAGATCGAGGAGGTCATCGGCCTGGACTGCTCCAATCCGATCATGGTTTCGGCCAAGACCGGGTTGAACGTGCAGGAGGTCATCGACGCGGTCATCCATCTGCTGCCGCCGCCCAAGGGCGACCCGGATGCCCCGCTCAAGGCGCTCATCTTCGATTCCTGGTACGACTCCTACCAGGGTGTGGTGGTCCTTTTCAGGATCATCGACGGCACCCTGAAAAAGGGGCACCGGATCAAGATCTTCTCGAGCGGCAAGTCCTTTGAAGTCACCCGGCTGGGCGCGTTCATGCCCGAGGCCAAGGACATCAAGGAGATGGGTCCGGGCGAGGTCGGCTTCCTGTGCGCCTCCATGAAGGAACTCGGCGACGCGCCGGTGGGCGATACCATCACCCTGGCCGACAATCCGGTGGCCGTGCCGTACCCCGGCTTCAAGCCGGTCAAGCCCATGGTCTTCTCGGGTCTGTACCCTGTGGAGCCCTCCGAATACGAGACCCTCAAGCAGGCGCTCGAAAAGCTCCAGCTCAACGACGCGGCCTTCACCTACGAGCCGGAGACCTCACAGGCCCTCGGTTTCGGGTTCCGTTGCGGCTTTCTGGGGCTCTTGCATATCGAGATCATCCAGGAACGCCTTGAGCGCGAGTTCGAGGCCCGACTGATCACCACGGCTCCGTCGGTCATCTACAAGGTGACCACCGTGACCGGTGAGGACCTGATCATCGACAACCCGTCCAAGCTGCCGGACCCGACACGCATCAAGGCGATCCACGAGCCGTTCGTGCGCCTGGAAGTGCACGTGCCCAACGAGTACGTGGGCGCGGTCCTGGCCCTGTGCGAGGAGAAGCGTGGCCTCCAGAAGAACATCGCCTACATCACCTCCACGCGCGTGGTCATCACCTACGAGATCCCGTTCGCCGAGGTCATGTACGACTTCTTCGACAAGCTGAAGTCCTCCACCAAGGGGTACGCCTCCCTCGACTACGAGGTCATCGACTACCGCGAGGCGGACCTGGTCCGGCTGGACATCCTGATCAACGGCGACCCCGTGGACGCCTTCTCCTGCATCGTGCACCGAGAGAACTCCGCCCGCATCGGCCGCTCGCTCGCGCTCAAACTCAAGCGCAGCATCCCGCGCCAGATGTTCGAGGTGGTCATCCAGGCCGCCATCGGCAACAAGATCGTTGCCAAGGAACGCAACGCGCCCTTCCGCAAGGACGTCACCGCCAAGTGTTACGGCGGCGACATCACCCGCAAACGCAAGTTGCTGGAAAAGCAGAAAGAGGGAAAGAAGCGCATGCGCCGCATGGGCAACGTGGAAATCCCCCAGGAAGCCTTCCTGTCAGTACTGAAAGCCGACGAGGACTAGTCGGCCCGTCTCATAAGGAATCCCATGACTCAAAGCTCTCTCAAATCGTTTCGTGATACATTGGAAGCCATCGTGGTGGCCCTGCTCCTGGCCTTCGTCATCCGCGCCTTCATCGTCCAGGCCTTCAAGATTCCGTCCGGGTCCATGCTCGAGACCCTGCAGATAGGCGATCACCTGCTCGTCTCCAAGTTCTCCTACGACGTGCGCCTGCCGTCCGACATCTGGCTCGACACCACGGATGGCAAGGTGCTGATGAAGACCGGCGATCCCAAGCGTGGCGACATCATCGTCTTCCTGTTCCCGGAGGACGAGACCAAGGACTTCATCAAGCGCGTCATCGGCCTGCCGGGCGAGACCCTCGAAGTGCGGGATAAAGTGGTCTACATCAACGGCCAGCCCCTGGACGAACCCTACGCGCGCCATACCAAGGCCGACACCCTGCCCGTACGCGACAACTTCGGCCCGGTGGTCATCCCCGAAGGCGAGTACTTCGTCATGGGCGACAACCGCGAGGGCTCCTACGACTCCCGCTGGTGGGGCCCGGTCAAGCGCTCCAAGATCGTGGGCAAGGCCCTGGTCATCTACTGGTCCTGGGATTCCCTCACCGACATCCGTTTCAACCGCATCGGCACCCTGTTGAACTAGGGGCCGGTTCATACCAAGAAATGAAAAAGCCGCTCCACTGAGCGGCTTTTTTTCGCACAATTTTCGTTGGGACACAGGGTGTTTTGGGAGACGTTCCAGCTCCACAGTGCCATCCCTGGTGTCGGATCAATCAGTCCCGCTCATGGCCTTGAACTACTCGAATACTTCCGCAACGTGTCCAGCAGGGAATCATGGTCGACGGGCTTGGGAATATAGCCGTCCATCCCGGCTTCGTCGAAGCTCTTTCTGTCCGAGTCCATGGCATAGGCCGTCATGGCAATGATGGGGATGCTGCGGCACCACTCTCCGGCTTCGCCGTTGCGGATGGCCCTGGTTGACTCAAGCCCGTTCATTACCGGCATCTGGATATCCATGACCACGAGGTCGAAGTGGGCGTCTTTGAGGATGTCGAGCGCTTCCCGGCCATCTCTTGCGCAGGTGACATGACAGCCGTACTTGCTCAGTAGCCGTTCGGCGGCAATCCTGCTGACATTGTCGTCCTCTGCCAGGAGGATCGCCATATTGTATTCGTGCCGGGTCTCATCGGGCAGAGTGTCGGGGATGGCGGCCTCATCGCCCGGGACAAGGTCGAACGTCAGGCTGCAGTATACCTCCGTGCCAAGGCCCAATTTGCTGCTGACCGACAGTGAGCCGCCCATGGCGTCCACCAGCCGGTTGCAGATGGCCAGACCGAGACCGGCCCCCTGGTAATTGCGCGTGTATCCTTCGGACGCCTGGGCAAAGGGGGAGAATATGTGCGTGATCTTGTCGTCCGCAATGCCTTCTCCGGTGTCACTGACCACGAACAGCAGCCTGCATTGGCCCGAAGGCGACGGCTTCAGGTTGTGAACGGTCAACTGCACACGACCTTTGGGAGTAAATTTCATGGCATTGCCGACCAGATTGGTGAGCAGCTGCTGGAGACGCGTCGGGTCGCTCATGATGCGTTGGGGAACATCCGGGTCCAAGGTCAGGACGAAGTCGATACCCTTCTGTTTGGCCGCTACCGTGAACAGGGTGCGGATTGCGTCGACGATGGAGGCGATCTCCACCGGTTCATGGCGGAAGGTGAGGACTCCCTTTTCTATCATGGAAAGGTCGAGGATATCCGACAGCAGGAATGTCAGCCGTTGGCTCGACTGAAGGGCCGCGTCCACATATTCCGATTGCTCCGAGGTAAGGGGCGTCGATTGGAAAAGCTGCAGCATGCCCATGATGCCGTTGAGTGGCGTCCGGATTTCGTGGCTCATGTTCGCGAGGAAGACGGATTTGGCCGAGTTGGCCGCTTCCGCGCTCGTCTTGGCTGTTTCCAGGTTGCGGGTAAGAATGTCCCGTTCCCGGAAGTTTTGGGCGAGGAGCGAGGAGCCGAAAAGGACGAGGCACGCGCCGAAAAACCAGAGCCCCGAAACGACAAGGCCGGACTTGAATTTGAGATCGGCCTGCGCGGCGAGAAAAGGCGCTATGGGAACGCTCACGCTCACCCCGCCCCGAACATCGCCGACTTTGTAGCCCTGGTGGGCGTGGCACTTGAGACACCCAGGGGTAACTGCCATGGGTTGCATCAGGCGGGCGAATCGTTCTCCGCCTTTATCCTGAATTTCATAGACTTCGGCTGCGCCGTTTTCGAATTTGTGGAGGGCCATCCTCTCCCAGTCGTCCGGGGCATTCTCCGGGCGCAACGGTTTGAGGCTCGTGATGTGGCCTTGCGCGCCGTACAGGGAGCCGAAGGAGTCGTTGAGCTGCCTGACCATGTAGGCGGGATTCATGAGCGTCAGCTTTCGTCCGGATGGGGTGGTAATGTCCCGCTCTTTGATCTGCGAAAGGTATTTGTTGGGGGGCGTCGCCTCCGTTATCGGGACATAAACGCCGCCGTGCATGGTGGCCCAGAAGCGGAAGGATTGATCCTTGTTGAAGGCCTCCTGCGCCTTGGTGTGGACCTGCGCCAAGGTGGATTCCTCAAGAAGATGAAAGGAGTACTCGAGAAAAAAAAGACTGACACATGTCCAGCAGACAAGGATGAGAAAGGTCCATCGTTTGACCGGCAGGTGATGCTCGCTCGGCTGGGGCATGGCTCTCGACATTTAACCAGTGGTTATTAATGCGACAAGTTATGCTGACAGTTCTATACGTTATAAGAAATACAGCACAAGTTGCGGCTTCTGTCTAGGCGAACGGATGATAAAATACCTCCCTCGCGATTGAATCGCAGCGTCAGAGGACCGTACGCCTCGGGAAGATTGCTGTTTTCAATATCCACGAGTCATGGTCGGGCGAGACTTGCATCCGAGCCTCGCCGTAAGCGCATGGGGGAAGGCTTCGGGTATGAGGACCATTCCGCGTTTGACGACGGCATGAGCGTCCACCCGGAGGATGTCCGGGGTTGCCTGTTCAGGAAGTGGATCGGTCCGTCGGGAGCAGGCGCCCGTGGAGGGCGCCATACCTACTTCGCTGCCGGGGGCTGGAAGGTTACCACCGCGCCTTGCGCCCGAAAAAAGGCTTGCCGTCCAGCCACTCGGCGGTGGTGTCCATGACCCCTTGTTCCGGGTCGCCCGTCAGGAGCAGAGCCGTGGCACGGGCCATGAGCAGGTAGCCTGCTTCCAGACCGAGTTCGCTCGATCCGCGCAGCAGGCCGCTCTGGATGCCGTCGGCAATCTCCCGAACGATGGGATGGTTTTCAATTGGGGTGAGGGCGTCCCCGGACAGGTTGCTGAGCAGGCACATCTTCTCGTCCACCGAGTTCCAGCCCCGGCAGGCCAGGGGGCGGGCCGGATAGATGGAGCAGCCGCCGTCTTCCAGGAACAGGCAGGGCAACTCGTGGCGGAGCATGCCGATCTCCTGCCAGCTTTTGCCCTTGAGACGGTCGGCCAGGGCCTGCGCCTTGTCGGCCAGTTCCCGCAGCCGCTCCGGGGAGCGAGTCCCCAGCAGATGCAGCCCCAGGAACAGGGCCTCGGGTTCGGTCAGGGCCACCTGATTGTAGCAGCAGTGAATGCAGCCGCGTTTGCAGGCCAGGGGCGGGTCCAGCTGGAGTTCGTCCAGCATGGCCGTGCAGACGTCGTACGCCTCGCGCACGGCGTCGTGCAGCCCTTTCACCGGATGGTCGGCAGGGCCGTCCTGCGGGTGCAGGACCGCCTGGAACGCTGCCGCGGTTTCCTGCGCGAGACGGTCGGCCAGAGCCTCGCGCTGTGCCTCGGGTGACGTCGGGGAGAGTATGGGGTTGCGGGCCGGACGCCGAAGCGAACGCTTTGCCTTACCGGTCTTGGAACGGGAGCGGGCGGCCATGGATTACCTCTGAAATGATCGGTATATTTCGGAGGAACTTTCCTCCATAACCTCCTTCGGGTCAGAGGGGCAGGGTTGTCAAGAAATTGTTGGTGTACGGGTGGGGGCAGGGTGGCTTTTCCGCCCGGACTTGCCAATCCGCGGCACATGCCTTACTTCGTCCTTGCGTATCCCTACGCAGGAATGATTATGAACAACATCATACGAACCATACTGGTGGACGACGAACCGCCCGCGCGGGACGAAATGAGCTACCTGCTCTCGTCCCACGCCGACATCGACGTGGTCGGCATGGCGGGTAACGCGGCGGACGCGGTCAAGACCATTGCGGCCAAGCGGCCGGACCTGGTCTTTCTGGACATCCAGATGCCTGGCCGCGACGGCTTTTCCGTGCTGCAGGAGGTCATGGACATGGAGAGCCAGCCTCTGGTCGTGTTCGTCACCGCGTTCGACCAGTACGCCATCCGCGCCTTCGAGGAGAACGCGGTGGACTATTTGCTCAAGCCCGTGGACCCCAAACGGCTGGCAGACAGCCTGGAGCGGGTGCGCAAGCGGCTGTCCGCAAGCGAGACCCGGGAGTCGAGCGAGGTCCTGCGCAGGCTGCTGGCGGGCGCGGGCATCAAGTCGGGCGTAACGCGCATCAGCGTGGAGCACTCGGGCCGCAACATCCTGCTGAGCCCCCAGGAAATCGTCTATTTCAACTATGAGAACCGCCGGGTCCACGCCGGAACCCGCGACGCGGTCTATCCCTGTGCCTGCGACCTGACCCTGGATCGCCTCGAGGAGCGTCTGGAAGGGTTTCCCTTTTTCCGGGCCAATCGCTCCCAGTTGGTCAACCTGGCGTTGGTTCGAACCTACGCCCCCTGGTTCAACGGCAAATACGTGCTGACCATGCGCGACGAGGCCGAGACCGAGATCACGGTCAGCAAGGCGCGCGTACGTCCCTTCAAGGACGCCATGGAACTGTAGGAGGACGCGGTGAATACCTTTGAAATCATCCTGACCCTGGCCGAGCGGTTCGGCCTCATGGTGGGCGCGGTCTTCCTGTTCATGACCATCATGCCCGTGCGGCGGATGCACTTCACCAGCGAGAGCTCGAAGCTGCGCACATTTCTGGTGACCATCCTTTTCGGCCTGCTCGGCATCCTCGGCACCTACACCGGCAACGCGGTCTTCGACTCCGTGGCCAACCTGCGCGCCATGGTCGTCATCTCCGGCGGCCTGTTCGGCGGGCCTGTGGTCGGCATCGGTGCCGGACTCATCGCCGGAGTGCACCGTATCGTTTTTGATCTGAACGGATTCAGCGCCTATCCCTGCGGCATCGCCACGGCCGTCGAAGGATTTGTGGCGGGCATGATCGCCTGGAAATACGGCGACAAGGCCATGAACTGGCGGGTTGCCGCGGCCCTGGCCCTGGTGGGCGAGAACATGCACATGGGGCTGCTGCTCCTGCTGTCCAAGCCGTTCCCCGAGGCCTGGGAGCTGGTCAAGCTCATCGCCCCGCCCATGGTCCTGGTCAACGCCTTTGGCGCGGCCCTGTTCGTGGAGGTCATCAACCTGTTCTCCCGTGACCGCGAGCGGCGCGAATCCCTGCACGCCCAGATCATCCTGGATATCGCCAACATGGCGGTCAGCTACCTGCGTCTGGGGTTGTCGCTGGAAACCGCGGCGGCCACGTCCGAGATCATCTACAAGCGCGTTGGGGTGGCGGCCGTGGCCATGACCGACACCCGCGACGTGCTCGCCCACATCGGCGCTGGCGACGACCACCATCTGGCCGGGTGCGAGATCCGCACCAACGCAACCCGCGACGTTATCCGTACCGGGAAGCCCACCTTTCTGCACAGCGCCGACGCCATCGGCTGCAACCAGTCCGACTGCCCCATGACTTCGGCCATCATCGTGCCGCTGAAGAAGAACGACGAGATAGTGGGTACGCTGAAGTTCTACGGCAGCCGCGAGCGGCCGCTGAACAACACCCTGTTCGAGGTGGCCAACGGACTGGCCAACCTCTTCTCCACCCAGGTGGAGCTGGAGGACATCCAGATCAAGGAGCAGATGCTGGCCCACGCCGAAATCCGTCGGCTGCACGCCCAGATCAATCCGCATTTTCTGTTCAACTCGCTGAACACCATCACCTCGTTCTGCCGGACCAATTCCGAGCGCGCCCGCGAGCTGCTCATGGACCTGTCCCTGTACATGCGCCGCAACCTGGACCTGAGCCGGGGGTTCATCCCCTTGAGCGAGGAGCTGGAGCAGGTGCGCTCCTACCTGGCCATCGAGCAGGCCCGCTTCGGCGAGCGCATCCAGGTGGTCTCCGAGGTGGAGGCCGGATGCGAGGACTGGCCCATCCCGCCGCTGACCATCCAGCCCCTGGTGGAGAACGCCATCCGCCACGGCGTGCTCGGACGGGAGCAGGGCGGCACGGTCCGTCTGTCCGCCCGGCGCGAGAACGGGTGCCTCGAGGTCAGCGTGGCCGACGACGGCGTGGGCATGGACCGCGAGACGCTCGACCGCGTGCTGAACACGGAGTGTGCCGACTCGGTCACCGGCGGCATCGGCATGCGCAACTGCCTCAGCCGCATGGAACACATCTACGGCCGCCAGTTCGCCCCCAGCGTGGACAGCACCCCGGGCCAGGGCACGACCATCGTGCTCCATGTGCCCGCCCGCGCCTGACAACTCAATCAGACGATACGGTTTTTCAGTCGGGGAAAAGGGCGGTTCAGACAAAAACCGTCGCATTCCCGTCACCAAACCTCCTATAGGAAAGTCGCCGTCCGGCGGCGTAACATTTCATTGGAGGTTGTGAAACATGCTATTTTTCTTCGGCTGCATAGCCCTGCTCATCGCGGGTTATTTCATTTACGGCACGTTCGTTGACCGTGTCTTCGGTTCGGACGAGAACCGTGTCACCCCGGCCATCGCCATGGCCGACGGCATCGACTACATGGTCATGCCCAAATGGAAGCTCATCTTCATTCAGGTGCTCGACATCGCGGGCATCGGCCCCATCTTCGGCCCCATCCTGGGTGCGCTTTACGGCCCCGTGGCCATGATCTGGATCGTCATCGGCTGCATCTTCGGCGGCGCGGTGCACGACTACTTCTCCGGCATGCTCTCGATTCGTAACAACGGAGCATCCATCCCCGAGGTGGTCGGCGAATATCTCGGCATGCCCGCCCGTCAGGTCATGCGCCTGTTCTCGTTCATCCTGCTCATGCTCGTGGGCGTCGTCTTCGTGCTCTCCCCGGCCAAGCTTCTGAACGGCCTGACCGGCGTCAACACCGGCCTGCTGGTCGCCTGCATCTTCGGTTACTACTTCCTGGCCACCATTCTGCCCATCGACAAGATCATCGGCCGCATCTACCCGCTGCTCGGCTTCCTGCTCCTGGCCATGACCACCGCCCTGTTCGTGGCGCTGATGTTCTCCAGCCACCAGGTGCTGCCGAACCTGAACTTCAGCAACATGCATCCGGCCGACAAGCCCATCTGGCCGCTGCTCTTCATCACCATCTCCTGCAGCGCCATCTCCGGCTTCCACTCCACCCAGTCCCCGCTCATGGCGCGCTGCGTCGAGAATGAGCGCCAGGGTCGCGCCGTGTTCTACGGTTCCATGATCATCGAAGGCATCATCGGCCTGATCTGGTGTGCGCTGGGCGTGTCCTTCTACGACAACCCGCAGGCTCTGTCCGCGGTCATCGCTTCCGGCTCCCCGTCCGCGGTCGTGGCCGAGGTCTCCCACTCCCTGCTCGGCTCCATCGGCGGCGGCCTGGCCATCCTGGCCGTCATCGTCCTGCCGATCACCAGCGGCGACACCGCGTTCCGGTCCACCCGCCTGATCGTGGCCGAGACCTTCAAGATGAAGCAGGAGGCCGTCAGCAAGCGTCTGCTGATCTCCGTGCCGCTGTTCGTCATCGGCTACATCATCTCCACCCAGAACTTCTCGACCATCTGGCGGTACTTCGGCTTCTCCAACCAGTGCCTGAGCGCCCTGGTCCTGTGGGCGTCCGCCGCCTATCTGGCCCAGCGCGGCAAGCTGCACTGGATCGCCACCCTGCCCGCCGTCTTCATGACTGCGGTCTGCGTGACCTTCATCGCCAACGCCAAGATCGGTTTCAGCCTGGGTTACGACACCTCCGTGATCATCGGCCTGATCGGTGCCGCGATCGTCTTCGCCCTGTTCCTCTTCAAGTACGTCTTCTCCGGAAAGACCACAGCGGAAACCTCCGCCTAGCCAAGCCGCAACAGGCTCGACAGGCATTGCAATAGAAAAGGCCCGCCCCGAAAGGAGCGGGCCTCTTCGCGTGGACGCGGCGTTGACTTTGCGGACGGCGCCCGGCATCTGAACGCTGTTTTGACAAAACGTGACGGAAAGGGATGAGCGCATGCAGGGATGGAAGAAGATGACCAGGGAAGAGACGGACAGGGAGTACAACGCGGTGGCGTCAGTCCCCGACCTCTCGCCCTACATGGAGTACGACGCCGAGGCCAACGCGCGGGCGCGGCGCGACCTTCGCCCTGCCGAAGGCGTCGCGTA is a genomic window of uncultured Pseudodesulfovibrio sp. containing:
- a CDS encoding response regulator; the encoded protein is MNNIIRTILVDDEPPARDEMSYLLSSHADIDVVGMAGNAADAVKTIAAKRPDLVFLDIQMPGRDGFSVLQEVMDMESQPLVVFVTAFDQYAIRAFEENAVDYLLKPVDPKRLADSLERVRKRLSASETRESSEVLRRLLAGAGIKSGVTRISVEHSGRNILLSPQEIVYFNYENRRVHAGTRDAVYPCACDLTLDRLEERLEGFPFFRANRSQLVNLALVRTYAPWFNGKYVLTMRDEAETEITVSKARVRPFKDAMEL
- a CDS encoding Rv0909 family putative TA system antitoxin; this translates as MAIFRKFIIVAMLLSFVAVGYGCQNEGPAEKAGKRIDQSIEKAGDAIEDAGDKIEDAGDKVEDAVDK
- the lepB gene encoding signal peptidase I, which codes for MTQSSLKSFRDTLEAIVVALLLAFVIRAFIVQAFKIPSGSMLETLQIGDHLLVSKFSYDVRLPSDIWLDTTDGKVLMKTGDPKRGDIIVFLFPEDETKDFIKRVIGLPGETLEVRDKVVYINGQPLDEPYARHTKADTLPVRDNFGPVVIPEGEYFVMGDNREGSYDSRWWGPVKRSKIVGKALVIYWSWDSLTDIRFNRIGTLLN
- a CDS encoding YkgJ family cysteine cluster protein — encoded protein: MAARSRSKTGKAKRSLRRPARNPILSPTSPEAQREALADRLAQETAAAFQAVLHPQDGPADHPVKGLHDAVREAYDVCTAMLDELQLDPPLACKRGCIHCCYNQVALTEPEALFLGLHLLGTRSPERLRELADKAQALADRLKGKSWQEIGMLRHELPCLFLEDGGCSIYPARPLACRGWNSVDEKMCLLSNLSGDALTPIENHPIVREIADGIQSGLLRGSSELGLEAGYLLMARATALLLTGDPEQGVMDTTAEWLDGKPFFGRKARW
- a CDS encoding DUF1328 family protein, translating into MLSLTVTLLVIALIAAVLGFGGISAAAAGIAKVVFFIFIVAFLVSLVMGRRRPR
- a CDS encoding ATP-binding protein encodes the protein MPQPSEHHLPVKRWTFLILVCWTCVSLFFLEYSFHLLEESTLAQVHTKAQEAFNKDQSFRFWATMHGGVYVPITEATPPNKYLSQIKERDITTPSGRKLTLMNPAYMVRQLNDSFGSLYGAQGHITSLKPLRPENAPDDWERMALHKFENGAAEVYEIQDKGGERFARLMQPMAVTPGCLKCHAHQGYKVGDVRGGVSVSVPIAPFLAAQADLKFKSGLVVSGLWFFGACLVLFGSSLLAQNFRERDILTRNLETAKTSAEAANSAKSVFLANMSHEIRTPLNGIMGMLQLFQSTPLTSEQSEYVDAALQSSQRLTFLLSDILDLSMIEKGVLTFRHEPVEIASIVDAIRTLFTVAAKQKGIDFVLTLDPDVPQRIMSDPTRLQQLLTNLVGNAMKFTPKGRVQLTVHNLKPSPSGQCRLLFVVSDTGEGIADDKITHIFSPFAQASEGYTRNYQGAGLGLAICNRLVDAMGGSLSVSSKLGLGTEVYCSLTFDLVPGDEAAIPDTLPDETRHEYNMAILLAEDDNVSRIAAERLLSKYGCHVTCARDGREALDILKDAHFDLVVMDIQMPVMNGLESTRAIRNGEAGEWCRSIPIIAMTAYAMDSDRKSFDEAGMDGYIPKPVDHDSLLDTLRKYSSSSRP
- a CDS encoding carbon starvation CstA family protein, coding for MLFFFGCIALLIAGYFIYGTFVDRVFGSDENRVTPAIAMADGIDYMVMPKWKLIFIQVLDIAGIGPIFGPILGALYGPVAMIWIVIGCIFGGAVHDYFSGMLSIRNNGASIPEVVGEYLGMPARQVMRLFSFILLMLVGVVFVLSPAKLLNGLTGVNTGLLVACIFGYYFLATILPIDKIIGRIYPLLGFLLLAMTTALFVALMFSSHQVLPNLNFSNMHPADKPIWPLLFITISCSAISGFHSTQSPLMARCVENERQGRAVFYGSMIIEGIIGLIWCALGVSFYDNPQALSAVIASGSPSAVVAEVSHSLLGSIGGGLAILAVIVLPITSGDTAFRSTRLIVAETFKMKQEAVSKRLLISVPLFVIGYIISTQNFSTIWRYFGFSNQCLSALVLWASAAYLAQRGKLHWIATLPAVFMTAVCVTFIANAKIGFSLGYDTSVIIGLIGAAIVFALFLFKYVFSGKTTAETSA
- a CDS encoding DUF3096 domain-containing protein translates to MELNVALQPILSLIAGILILIMPKLLNYIVAIYLIIFGVLGLMH
- a CDS encoding LytS/YhcK type 5TM receptor domain-containing protein → MNTFEIILTLAERFGLMVGAVFLFMTIMPVRRMHFTSESSKLRTFLVTILFGLLGILGTYTGNAVFDSVANLRAMVVISGGLFGGPVVGIGAGLIAGVHRIVFDLNGFSAYPCGIATAVEGFVAGMIAWKYGDKAMNWRVAAALALVGENMHMGLLLLLSKPFPEAWELVKLIAPPMVLVNAFGAALFVEVINLFSRDRERRESLHAQIILDIANMAVSYLRLGLSLETAAATSEIIYKRVGVAAVAMTDTRDVLAHIGAGDDHHLAGCEIRTNATRDVIRTGKPTFLHSADAIGCNQSDCPMTSAIIVPLKKNDEIVGTLKFYGSRERPLNNTLFEVANGLANLFSTQVELEDIQIKEQMLAHAEIRRLHAQINPHFLFNSLNTITSFCRTNSERARELLMDLSLYMRRNLDLSRGFIPLSEELEQVRSYLAIEQARFGERIQVVSEVEAGCEDWPIPPLTIQPLVENAIRHGVLGREQGGTVRLSARRENGCLEVSVADDGVGMDRETLDRVLNTECADSVTGGIGMRNCLSRMEHIYGRQFAPSVDSTPGQGTTIVLHVPARA
- the lepA gene encoding translation elongation factor 4, coding for MSKIDKIRNFSIIAHIDHGKSTLADRILEITGMVGDREKKDQYLDKMELERERGITIKAQTVRIPYTDHDGQKYVLNLIDTPGHVDFSYEVSRSLAACEGALLVVDSTQGVEAQTLANVYLALDNDLEVIPVLNKIDLPSADPELISKEIEEVIGLDCSNPIMVSAKTGLNVQEVIDAVIHLLPPPKGDPDAPLKALIFDSWYDSYQGVVVLFRIIDGTLKKGHRIKIFSSGKSFEVTRLGAFMPEAKDIKEMGPGEVGFLCASMKELGDAPVGDTITLADNPVAVPYPGFKPVKPMVFSGLYPVEPSEYETLKQALEKLQLNDAAFTYEPETSQALGFGFRCGFLGLLHIEIIQERLEREFEARLITTAPSVIYKVTTVTGEDLIIDNPSKLPDPTRIKAIHEPFVRLEVHVPNEYVGAVLALCEEKRGLQKNIAYITSTRVVITYEIPFAEVMYDFFDKLKSSTKGYASLDYEVIDYREADLVRLDILINGDPVDAFSCIVHRENSARIGRSLALKLKRSIPRQMFEVVIQAAIGNKIVAKERNAPFRKDVTAKCYGGDITRKRKLLEKQKEGKKRMRRMGNVEIPQEAFLSVLKADED